One genomic window of Streptomyces sp. NBC_01498 includes the following:
- the hemQ gene encoding hydrogen peroxide-dependent heme synthase produces the protein MTSAPEKTPNAGKKAKDLNDVIRYTLWSVFKLRDLLPEDRAGYAEEVQDLFDQLAAKDITVRGTYDVSGLRADADLMIWWHASTADELQGAYNLFRRTKLGRTLDPVWSNMALHRPAEFNKSHVPAFLADEKARDYVSVYPFVRSYDWYLLPDEERRTMLADHGKMARGYPDVRANTVSSFTLGDYEWILAFEADELDRIVDLMRHLRGSQARLYVREEVPFYTGRRKSVADLVAGLA, from the coding sequence ATGACTTCCGCACCAGAGAAGACGCCCAACGCGGGCAAGAAGGCCAAGGACCTCAACGACGTCATCCGGTACACGCTGTGGTCCGTCTTCAAGCTGCGCGATCTGCTGCCGGAGGACCGGGCCGGTTACGCCGAAGAGGTCCAGGACCTCTTCGACCAGCTCGCCGCCAAGGACATCACCGTGCGCGGCACGTACGACGTGTCCGGGCTGCGCGCCGACGCCGATCTGATGATCTGGTGGCACGCCTCGACGGCGGACGAACTCCAGGGGGCGTACAACCTCTTCCGCCGCACGAAGCTCGGCCGGACCCTCGACCCCGTCTGGTCGAACATGGCGCTGCACCGCCCCGCCGAGTTCAACAAGTCGCATGTCCCGGCCTTCCTGGCCGACGAGAAGGCGCGCGACTACGTCAGCGTCTACCCGTTCGTGCGCTCGTACGACTGGTATCTGCTGCCCGACGAGGAACGGCGCACGATGCTCGCCGACCACGGCAAGATGGCCCGCGGCTACCCGGACGTCCGCGCCAACACCGTCTCGTCCTTCACGCTGGGCGACTACGAGTGGATCCTCGCCTTCGAGGCCGACGAACTGGACCGGATCGTCGACCTGATGCGCCACCTGCGCGGCTCGCAGGCCCGCCTGTACGTACGGGAAGAGGTGCCCTTCTACACCGGCCGCCGCAAGTCGGTCGCGGACCTCGTCGCCGGACTCGCCTGA